The following proteins are co-located in the Haloplanus sp. HW8-1 genome:
- the purH gene encoding bifunctional phosphoribosylaminoimidazolecarboxamide formyltransferase/IMP cyclohydrolase — MLRIAGLAGNRGRNLMHLADLAPGGAELAVVCTDDESAPVLSAAADRGIPTEVVTRGVDESKADHESRLLDRLGDYEFDLVCMDGYMRILSGDLLDELPTTLNVHPSLLPAFRGDDAHEQALGAGVRTTGCTVHVATEELDAGPIVTQEAVPVREGDDAADLKRRVLHEAEFKAYPRAVKWFAEDRVTVDDDGVTVEGDEAGQFPTRRIVSDDRSRTLRYGENPHQDAALYADAASGEASVVHAEQLNPGAKALSYNNFNDADAALDLIREFEEPAAAVIKHTNPAGCATADTLAEAYDDALATDAMSAFGGIVALNRPCDAATADSIVESFKEVVVAPGYTDGALDVLTETEDLRVLDVESIGERESTLREKPLTGGRLVQERDDWVPTREDLEVVTERDPTDGEIETMLFAWRTLKHVKSNGIVFASGTETVGIGMGQVSRVDAVRLAAMKADEHAEGKSADGAVMASDAFFPFPDGVEAAAEAGVEAVIQPGGSVNDEDVIAAADDHGMAMAFTGKRCFRHD; from the coding sequence ATGCTCCGAATCGCGGGTCTCGCCGGCAATCGCGGACGGAACCTGATGCACCTCGCGGATCTGGCGCCCGGCGGCGCCGAACTGGCCGTCGTCTGTACCGACGACGAGTCGGCGCCGGTCCTCTCTGCGGCCGCAGACCGGGGAATCCCGACCGAGGTGGTCACGCGCGGCGTCGACGAGTCGAAGGCCGACCACGAGTCACGGCTGCTGGATCGGCTCGGCGACTACGAGTTCGACCTCGTCTGCATGGACGGCTACATGCGCATCCTCTCGGGTGACCTGCTCGACGAACTGCCGACGACGCTGAACGTTCACCCCTCACTCCTCCCGGCGTTCCGTGGCGACGACGCCCACGAGCAGGCGCTCGGGGCCGGCGTCCGCACGACCGGCTGCACCGTCCACGTCGCCACCGAGGAACTCGACGCCGGCCCAATCGTCACCCAGGAGGCGGTCCCGGTCCGCGAGGGCGACGACGCCGCCGACCTCAAGCGTCGCGTCCTCCACGAGGCAGAGTTCAAGGCCTACCCCCGCGCAGTGAAGTGGTTCGCCGAGGATCGCGTGACCGTCGACGACGACGGCGTCACCGTCGAGGGCGACGAGGCGGGGCAGTTCCCGACCCGGCGGATCGTCTCCGACGACCGCTCCCGAACGCTGCGGTACGGCGAGAACCCTCACCAGGACGCCGCGCTGTACGCCGACGCCGCGAGCGGCGAGGCGAGCGTCGTCCACGCCGAGCAGTTGAACCCGGGGGCGAAGGCCCTGTCGTACAACAACTTCAACGACGCCGACGCCGCCCTCGACCTGATCCGGGAGTTCGAGGAGCCGGCGGCGGCGGTGATCAAACACACCAACCCGGCGGGGTGTGCGACCGCCGATACGCTCGCTGAGGCCTACGACGACGCCCTCGCTACCGACGCGATGAGCGCCTTCGGGGGCATCGTCGCGCTCAACCGCCCCTGTGACGCCGCGACGGCCGACTCCATCGTCGAGTCGTTCAAGGAGGTCGTCGTGGCGCCCGGCTACACGGACGGCGCTCTCGACGTACTCACCGAGACGGAGGACCTCCGCGTCCTCGACGTGGAGTCGATCGGCGAGCGGGAGTCGACGCTGCGGGAGAAACCTCTGACGGGCGGTCGCCTCGTGCAGGAACGCGACGACTGGGTTCCGACCCGCGAGGATCTGGAGGTCGTCACCGAACGCGACCCGACCGACGGGGAAATCGAGACGATGCTGTTCGCGTGGCGGACGCTGAAACACGTCAAATCGAACGGCATCGTCTTCGCCTCGGGCACCGAGACGGTCGGCATCGGCATGGGACAGGTCAGCCGGGTCGACGCCGTCCGACTGGCGGCGATGAAGGCGGACGAACACGCCGAGGGGAAGTCCGCGGACGGGGCAGTGATGGCCTCAGACGCCTTCTTCCCGTTCCCAGACGGCGTCGAGGCGGCCGCCGAGGCGGGCGTCGAGGCCGTGATCCAACCCGGCGGCTCCGTCAACGACGAGGACGTCATCGCCGCCGCGGACGACCACGGGATGGCGATGGCGTTCACCGGAAAGCGGTGTTTCAGACACGACTGA
- a CDS encoding 5-(carboxyamino)imidazole ribonucleotide synthase: MTITVPGPTLGVVGGGQLGRMLAEAAAPLGVETIVLDPTPDCPAAPVARDQIVGDFDDPDAIGRLADRTDALTYEIELADPDHLATASADAGVPVQPAPETLRTIQDKYAEKEMLSGAGVPVPDYRRVDSVADLEAAVEAFGAVMLKARTGGYDGRGNVPVRSVDDAAAAIREIGSEADPDAVAETFVDFEREVSVIGVQGDGEVRTFPVGENVHEAEILRETIVPARTTEAVAERAQAVARDVLDTLEGRGVFGIELFETSDGEILVNEIAPRPHNSGHWSIEGAVTSQFEQHARAVLGWPLGSTHRRAPTVSANVLGSGEKSRPAELAGVEAVLEREAAHLHWYGKDDVRPLRKMGHVTATGDPDADPTDLLESTRELRERLEFR; this comes from the coding sequence ATGACGATAACCGTCCCCGGCCCAACCCTCGGCGTCGTCGGCGGCGGCCAACTCGGCCGCATGCTCGCCGAGGCGGCCGCGCCTCTCGGCGTCGAGACCATCGTCCTCGATCCGACGCCGGACTGCCCGGCCGCACCGGTCGCCCGCGATCAGATCGTCGGCGACTTCGACGATCCCGACGCGATCGGTCGGCTTGCGGATCGCACGGACGCGCTGACCTACGAGATCGAACTCGCGGATCCGGACCACCTCGCGACTGCGAGCGCCGACGCGGGCGTGCCGGTTCAGCCGGCGCCGGAGACCCTGCGGACGATTCAGGACAAGTACGCGGAAAAGGAGATGCTCTCGGGGGCCGGCGTGCCGGTTCCCGACTACCGCCGCGTCGACTCGGTGGCCGATCTCGAAGCCGCCGTCGAGGCGTTCGGCGCGGTGATGCTGAAAGCGCGGACGGGCGGCTACGACGGACGGGGGAACGTCCCGGTTCGGTCCGTCGACGACGCGGCGGCCGCGATCCGGGAGATCGGCTCCGAGGCCGACCCCGACGCGGTCGCCGAGACGTTCGTCGACTTCGAGCGCGAAGTCTCCGTCATCGGCGTCCAGGGCGACGGCGAGGTTCGAACCTTCCCCGTCGGCGAGAACGTCCACGAGGCGGAGATCTTGCGGGAGACGATCGTGCCCGCGCGCACGACCGAGGCCGTCGCGGAGCGGGCACAGGCGGTCGCCCGCGACGTCCTCGACACGCTGGAGGGCCGCGGCGTCTTCGGCATCGAACTCTTCGAGACGAGCGACGGGGAGATACTGGTCAACGAGATCGCGCCCCGACCGCACAACTCCGGGCACTGGAGCATCGAGGGCGCCGTCACGTCGCAGTTCGAACAGCACGCCCGCGCCGTACTGGGGTGGCCGCTGGGGTCGACCCACCGGCGGGCGCCGACGGTGAGCGCCAACGTCCTGGGGAGCGGCGAGAAGTCCCGTCCGGCGGAACTCGCCGGCGTCGAGGCGGTCCTCGAACGCGAGGCGGCTCACCTCCACTGGTACGGCAAGGACGACGTGCGACCCCTTCGGAAGATGGGACACGTCACCGCGACGGGTGACCCGGACGCCGACCCGACCGATCTGCTCGAATCGACACGCGAACTGCGCGAGCGACTGGAGTTCCGATGA
- the purB gene encoding adenylosuccinate lyase encodes MTDLPRSDPLAAVSPLDGRYARYTEPLVPYASESALMRARVRVEVEYLLALAALDATPVAVDDPAAIRNCYRSFDAEDARLVKRLETEGAAGYAATNHDVKAVEYFLRTRTDESLHPWIHFGLTSEDVNNLAHRLLVKPAVEDVLLPALSDVRDELTAMAHEYGDTPMLARTHGQPATPTTFGKEMAVYAARLGRAMGRVRSAADGLSGKLAGASGTYAAHVAAYPDVDWPAFSRAFVTDLGLDHTPLTTQVNPCDDLATLFDTLRGVNNVLLDLDRDAWLYVSDRYLGQRAVDGETGSSTMPHKVNPIDFENSEGNLSKANADLTFLADYVTTSRLQRDLSDSTVKRNVGAALGHCLIGYRKTETGLTTVVPNETVMREELAATPEVIGEAVQTILRREGDTEAYERVKDLTRGERVTLDDFRDLFDDLDVEESVRAELRALTPAGYTGMASSLAEE; translated from the coding sequence ATGACGGATCTGCCACGGAGCGACCCGCTCGCGGCGGTCTCGCCGCTCGACGGACGCTACGCACGTTACACCGAACCCCTCGTGCCGTACGCGAGCGAGTCGGCGCTCATGCGGGCCCGAGTGCGCGTCGAAGTCGAGTATCTGCTGGCGCTCGCCGCCCTCGACGCGACGCCAGTCGCCGTCGACGATCCGGCCGCCATCCGGAACTGCTATCGCTCGTTCGACGCCGAGGACGCCCGACTCGTCAAGCGTCTGGAGACCGAAGGTGCCGCGGGCTACGCGGCGACCAACCACGACGTGAAAGCCGTCGAGTATTTCCTCCGGACGCGCACCGACGAGTCGCTCCATCCCTGGATCCACTTCGGCCTGACCAGCGAGGACGTGAACAACCTCGCACACCGATTGCTCGTCAAACCGGCCGTCGAGGACGTCCTCCTGCCGGCGCTTTCGGACGTTCGCGACGAACTGACGGCGATGGCCCACGAGTACGGGGACACGCCGATGCTCGCCCGGACCCACGGCCAGCCGGCGACGCCGACGACGTTCGGCAAGGAGATGGCGGTGTACGCCGCCCGTCTGGGCCGGGCGATGGGCCGGGTCCGGTCGGCCGCGGACGGACTCTCGGGAAAACTCGCGGGCGCCTCGGGCACCTACGCCGCCCACGTCGCCGCCTACCCCGACGTGGACTGGCCGGCCTTCTCGCGGGCGTTCGTCACCGATCTTGGCCTGGATCACACGCCGCTGACGACACAGGTCAACCCCTGTGATGACCTCGCAACGCTGTTCGATACCCTGCGTGGCGTCAACAACGTCCTGCTCGATCTGGACCGCGACGCGTGGCTCTACGTCTCGGATCGCTACCTCGGTCAGCGGGCCGTCGATGGTGAGACGGGATCGTCGACGATGCCCCACAAGGTCAACCCCATCGACTTCGAGAACAGCGAGGGGAACCTCTCGAAGGCCAACGCGGATCTGACCTTCCTCGCGGACTACGTCACCACCTCACGCCTCCAGCGCGACCTCTCGGACTCGACGGTCAAGCGAAACGTGGGCGCGGCCCTCGGTCACTGTCTCATCGGCTACCGCAAGACCGAAACGGGACTGACGACGGTCGTCCCCAACGAGACGGTGATGCGCGAGGAACTGGCGGCGACGCCCGAAGTGATCGGCGAGGCGGTCCAGACGATCCTCCGCCGCGAGGGCGACACCGAGGCCTACGAGCGCGTGAAAGACCTCACGCGGGGCGAGCGGGTGACACTCGACGACTTCCGAGACCTGTTCGACGACCTGGACGTCGAGGAGTCGGTGCGGGCGGAACTCCGGGCACTGACGCCGGCTGGCTACACCGGCATGGCGTCGTCGCTGGCCGAAGAGTGA